One Tachysurus vachellii isolate PV-2020 chromosome 14, HZAU_Pvac_v1, whole genome shotgun sequence genomic window, GCAATCTGGGAGGACCTGACCTCAGTCCACCCGGATCaataagcgagagagagaggtgctCATCGGCTGAACACTTTTCATTGCGCGCGCTCTTTCACGTGGATCAGCGGTGTCAGAGGGGACAGTGCGCTTGTGTTCAGGTGCTGGGACCTCAATTGTAGCACCATGGCTCTCCCGCAGCTCGGCTATAAGTATGTAAGAGCGCTGTATCCAACTGATCGGGCCGGAATGCTGGCAAGCCGTGTGGGTGCCGAGCTCAGCCCGACCAGCAGCATCTCCAACTCCCTGTCTATGTACGGATCTCCATTCAGCGCAAGCCAGACATACAGCGCCTTTCTTCCCTACTCCAGCGACGTCTCCGTTCTCAACCACCTGGTGAGTTATATAAATGCTTCTTAGTGCATGTACCGAGTGCTGAGTACAGGCTTTcctttatgatgatgatgatgattattattattattattattattattatttcaaaagCTTCAAATATGTCAAATATGTTAAGGTTTTATGACTGATATACGactgaacagaaagaaaagaaaagaaaagagaaaagagaaaagaaaaggaaaaacctttttttgtatCAAAATATACAGAGGAAAATTAACTTAATACGtttactgtacatacagaaaCCCCCTGAGTCTTCAATTACATTCAACAATAAGCAAACACCTGGGGTGTCTATATAagccataaaataataatattattattgcctgctactgctactgctactactactactactactactactactactaataataataataataataataataataataataataataataataataatgaggttTATGCGTTCATGAAAATTAATGAAAATtgtgcagttaaaaaaaacaaacaaagttaCAATTTAGAGCTCTTTTAAGAACATTTACAAAACGGCTACTGGAAGCAGCACAATCCCCTTAGCACCCCTAAAAGATCCTACAGTGGTTTCTAAAGTTAGGTGTTTTGCTGTGTAAGAATCTCATGTCTCACGggcttgtgtatttgtgtgtttattcaggCCAGTCCATACGAGCTGAAAGAGAGTCCCGGGATGCAGCACCCAGGGTTTCCCACTACACACCCAGCTTTCTTCCCGTATAGCCAATATCAGTATGGAGACGCGTCCCGACCCAAAAACGCCACCCGCGAGAGCACAAGTACTCTGAAGGCCTGGCTGAGCGAGCACAGGAAGAACCCATATCCCACCAAGGGCGAGAAGATCATGCTCGCCATCATCACCAAAATGACCCTCACCCAAGTGTCCACCTGGTTCGCCAACGCGCGCAGGAGACTGAAGAAGGAGAACAAAATGACCTGGGTACCAAAGACACAACCAGATGAAGAGGGAAACGTTTACCAAAGCGACAACGAGGGTGAGGAGGAGGACAAGCGGGACGAGGACGACGATGAGGAGATAGATCTGGAGAACATCGACACGGAAAACATCGAAAACAAGCAGGACTCGGACTGTCGGAACGAGCTCAGGTCGGATTCAAAAATGACGGAAACGGACAGGAGTGACTCAGACGCGTCCGAGGGGTTTGAGGAGAAAAGTTTTGTAAAAAGCAGCGGGATGAAAGACATAGACAGCTGCgcggagagacagagggacgaGGACAGGAAAAGCCCCACAGCAGAGCCTTTGAGGAATCTAAACCCACCACAAAAGCCCAAAATTTGGTCTTTGGCTGAAACAGCAACGACGCCAGATCATCCAAAAAGGTCTGCCGTAATGAGCAGGACTGCTGTGCAGAGCTCTGCGGGAAACGTGCACaactggacaaaaatggccTTTTCTGCTCAGCAGCTCGCATTAACACACCATTACTTTGGACTTAAACAGGCGAGCAACAACATTCTGATTAACAAGCACGCAGACGCCAGGACTCACACCTTATAAGCCCCTACGTGATAGACTATAATGgacagtgaaataaatatttttcgtcgtggtttttttttttttttatattttacattcttCGCATGGATAAATGCAATACTTCATTTTCGCGTCATAAAAACAGTAATTTTGTTGgagaaaataagagaaagtGTCTATTGATTTTTTACCTAAATGAGGCTTTGAATTTGTAACATAGCTACGGATGTTGCCTAGCACTTCCCTTAATATGAGAGTATAATagagtaaatgtttatattgctAACTTATCCACCTTTTcgctgtgtttatttatcagaGCCACGTGATCACTCTTATCTGTCATCAGTCCACTGAATGAAATGGTCAAAGGAACAACCACACTGCAACAATTTAGTTTAATATTCTGAAAGGGGCAAATTACCTTTTATTCAATTAAAGATATGAAAAGAAAACGGTGCCTTTAAAAACATGAACGAGATTCATATCCTGCTTTTAGACTGATTGCAAACGAATAACCTCAAAACCCTCTTTTTAAACTGTCCTTGTCCAGGCCAATTGTCCAAAAAGATCACACCAAGACAGTTTTTATATTCAAACTAATTTTAAAGATATACTGTGGTTATTGCTGAATGCATATATTTATCCATAATGTaacaatatttctttaaaaagagttttgtttttttacaacatCTCGGCCATGATCGAATATGTTTTAcgcacattttatttaacacgTTATAAAATCCTATTCTGTAAATCAAACATTAAACTCGTTTTTATAAATGCTGTACATTACAAAATCAATTTTGATTCtgttaactgttttgctaaTGCAAAATTAACTTTACCTACTttaaatattgtacaaaactattttttaaaaatattaaaacaaacgaAAACTCTTAACTAAACAAATCCAGCTGCACATGGTGTTATTTCTGTGATTTAATGGAGgtctgaaataaaattttagaCATTAGATGAATAAAACAAGCAGCATTTACGCATAAAGTAGATATTTCCATACCTTACATACTTGactattttttttagatatttgtaGATATGtagaaaagggaaaaatatcttctttttattttctgtttaaaaaaaaattatgttaatgTACAGGTCTGGAAGATGGGCTATGAAATGTAGATGTGAGTTAAAAAATCAGACTGTAAACAATTAAACTCTTTGCACTTTCAATACCATACAGATGTTCAAAAACATATAACACCTACTATTCTAAATAGTATGTGAAAATAATCGGTCgcattttattctttacaatttcaacacattatttatttgcgCGTTTGATGCAATgcaatttattaaaaagcaaTTTTGGACAACTTTACACACTTAACCAGCACAGACCTTACATTTTAATAGTTTCATAAATATAATTCAATAAAGTTAAGTGAATGAAGTCTTTATAAAACGCTAAAGTTAATAAAGCAATTCCAAAAGCGCTTCTGTTGggataaagaggaataaaagggAACAGGTGGGGTATTTTACATTAGAGCTCCCTCTACAGGACGTCCACAGAGTTTGTTTGATTTCCATACATTACGGATCGCGTACAATCAATCAATTTAAGCAAATTGTCCGtttaaaggaaagaaacaacTTTTTTGCTCACCACCATCAAACGTCATTCACTTTATTTCATCAGAAAGAATCATACTGTCACATCTTCCCCCAAATATTAGCACATCTGACATCATATTGCactcaaatattaataaatcttcttattgaataaataaagttttcttaTTAGAAACAtgttaaatgatataaaagaTGTCAAATGTTGAAGCCATTGTGCTTTTCAAAGCTTTTGGTTGggtgagaaaagcagaggacaAAAAGGCGGTGGATGTGTCACTCGGGTGGACAGGCTCTATAGAGTGGGAGGAGGCCCAGATTTCATGGCCGTTTATGAGTGAGTTTTCTGAGGGGACTGCATTCAGCGTAACACAATGGGGAAACGTCTGGATGCAGAAACAGGAGGGCAGACGGGGGGCCTGCACCATTCACCCATCAGCAGGCTGAAAATTCCTCTCTCTACTCCCACAATCCCTTTCAGGAAAAGTTACAGGACAATTATGGTAATAGTTCCACTTTATCAAGGGTAAAGGCGAAGGCCTTAGAGGCCAGAGAGTTCTTATTCCACTTGACATTTACGCTGGCCTACTCTACGTTTACTCACAATTTGGCTGATGCAAGGTGCAGCCTCATAAGGAACACCGCTATTACAGAGGGGATTGCAGGATGGCTAAAGGACATTTCCTGGTAGCAAGAGCAGCTAACATTAGGCTAGTGTTGAGcatttaaaataagtaaatgctAACTTGACAATTAGTCAGGTAACTAGAAGGGAATGGGGAAAACAACTTTTCTTATTGTTTGCAAGGCTgcacattattcattataaaggCCTAGAatttagacacagtgtgtgaacTAATAAGACACAGTTTCTTCATCACTTGAGAAAATGTGCTGGCAGTCATCTCACACAGTGGTGTCAGTTTCAGCATGGTGGCTGCTGGCCAAGCTGTGAGCTGAAGTCAATGAGTAACACAGTATGGATcttcatttcagtttcacagcTGTCCCTGTTCTTCTTTGTTCTGGCCTATATTTCATGTGCCACATGATTTCTATTTGGGGCTTTTATGTATGAAAAATCACCTTGTCTTTGACTTCAAATATGTGGACAGACACTGATAAGTGATATCTATCCCAAAAATGTGTGGCAAATCTCTGAGTTTGCTGTCAGAGAGTTTTTAACTACAAACTATTGAAATTAGATTTTGACTCATCTCTGTTGAAAACCTACAAACACATTTAGAGCAAGTCTGTGAACAAATAATCCAGACTTCCCTCCTGGTTTCTCTGCAATATTCACAGCACGGTCTCTGGAAACTCCCATGACCTTGAGAAATGTGTGAGATCTTAGATCACCTTACAATTAAACAATCAAACACTGAAAATAGGACTCTCTCATAGGGCTGCACCCCGTATGACCATGGGAAATTGCATGGCTAATATAATTTTACAGGTGGATACACAGGAAGATTGGGATGTAATTACCTGTATTAAAATGTCAACCTCGAAGAATTCCCAAGAGAACTCCTCACTCTATGTTCAGGGTGGGCTCAGTATGTATCATGtgtggggacaaatacacagcTGGTGGATTATGAACTAGATAAACATTTTACATGGGTGAGTAGATGATGATTTTTAGACATAGAGATGAATAACTGTAAAATGTGATGTTGAGATGTTGGAATCCGCATCCAGTGTAATTAAATAGTCTAAAATTGTTTTCTGTCATTAATGTATAGGAAAAGCAACTTCTTGTAGTCATATACCAAGTTTAGAAAAGTGATTGAATGATTTAATGAATGCAacctaaattattttttattcagtttgttCCAGAATTGTTCCAGTTCAGAATCTAAAACCCATTTTGAAAGCTGTTATGCAATGAAAGctcaataaacatttttaagatAGCTGTATTTCTGTACAATTTCTAACATATATTAAAATTGGTCAATGTTTTTCCTTAAAATCCTTTATTATTGATCTTATATTTTCTACTTAAGTAATAATGGGAATAAGCAAAATAAGAATTTCACTGTCCAAGCAACTTGCACATTTCATAATAAAATCCTTACTGTCTGAAGGTGTTATTTCAGCCTTAATGCTTTTCTGGTTCTTTAAAGTCATTCTTTGGCAGAACTGCAATCCGAAGGGACAAGCTCTACCTGGAGCTGTTTTTCTTTCAAGTGTGtatcatttctctctcactctctttctcttcctgacACCCTGTCACAGCAAGCTCTCAAACACATGTGTGCACGACCACTGCAGCTGTCCAACAACCCTTCACACGTTCCCACTAAAATAGCACCAGACTAACCAGGCCACTAGATCATCCATGTCCCAGTATGTGGCTCGTCTTCTGGTTAGAGGATGAGGTGTGGCCTGCTTGGCCCTTGTGTtggctctgacacacacactctaatgaAAAAccaacacagaaacacaagctACTCATGAGGACAGCTGTAACACAGACATGCATTACTTTGTTTTGTGCTTGTTAGGGTGCTACAAGGTTTAGTCACATAATGTGGTTTAAAACAGAAtcgataaaatatttaaacatgacaGGATAAATATATACCAGCCCTCAATCCTGGTCTGTagaggttttttttataaagatatGTCCAGAAGAGCTTACAGTGACTATAGTTCTGTACATCTTCTGCGACGGATAAATCATCTTTCTGTTTCCAGATCAATACTTTAATATATATCTGCCTTTTATTTGACAGCAGAGGGGACAGAAAAAGAGTAGATGGTTTGTAGAACTCATTCGCCTCATTCATAATTACAGCTACACATGTAAGACCAAGGGCAGCCTGAGACCAAGGGCACTCTAACAAAAGGTTTGGTCACGactgaaagcaaaaaaagatAGCAACAAGAGGACAGGGGAAATCTCAAAAGGCTTTGAAAGTAGTATACAGCCCCTAGGCTATCCTTTCTCCTGCCATAtacctgggaaaaaaaaacacatcgtAGCCAGGGGACGCTGTGGAATtcagtttaaattaaatataagcTTGTTTCACCAAGTGAATAAACTAGTTCTTACATGCTGGCGACCTTATTGAAtctaaacattatttatattcacataATTTTGTCTTAATATTGTTTGCTCACCTGAGAGATGGTTTGATGAGAAGGTGTAATGTAATTAGAAGCACAGACAGAGTAAGAGGTCAGGATTTTAGTTTGGAGCATTTTGCTACTGAGTCTGGGTAGAGCGAAGGTGCTATGATGTCTCCATACCTATTTCTTCTTAAAGGTGGAACTTTCTTCAGAAGTGTTCTCTTGCTCCTTCCTCTCCCTTAAGCCTGGCAGGGATGCAGGAGCGTGAACATGAGTGATGGTCAGTttcaaaagaaaatacacaacTTTCAAAAAATCTTATCAAATAGACATCTTGCTGAGTTTTGAAAAAGAGAATATTTCATTA contains:
- the irx3b gene encoding iroquois-class homeodomain protein IRX-3b codes for the protein MALPQLGYKYVRALYPTDRAGMLASRVGAELSPTSSISNSLSMYGSPFSASQTYSAFLPYSSDVSVLNHLASPYELKESPGMQHPGFPTTHPAFFPYSQYQYGDASRPKNATRESTSTLKAWLSEHRKNPYPTKGEKIMLAIITKMTLTQVSTWFANARRRLKKENKMTWVPKTQPDEEGNVYQSDNEGEEEDKRDEDDDEEIDLENIDTENIENKQDSDCRNELRSDSKMTETDRSDSDASEGFEEKSFVKSSGMKDIDSCAERQRDEDRKSPTAEPLRNLNPPQKPKIWSLAETATTPDHPKRSAVMSRTAVQSSAGNVHNWTKMAFSAQQLALTHHYFGLKQASNNILINKHADARTHTL